Part of the Sulfurimonas hongkongensis genome is shown below.
GCCAGACTCATGGCACATGCAATAACCTTAACGCCTCTTTTTTGGGCTAACTCTCTAAGATAATCTTGTGCCTGTTTTGTGCTTGCTACATCACTCTCATCAACTATAAAGTCATAGTTTTTTGAAACCATAGGCACACATGAGCCATGAAGAGTGATGACAAAGTTCGCTTTGTCTCCGCTCTCTTCTATCATGCTCATGGTCTTACCAATGAGCCACATACGAGTTTTTATGTAGTTAGCATCTCCTGAACTACAATCAAATACAGCTTTATACTCACCCGCATGAAGAGTGCCAAACAACATAAAAATTGCTAAAAATAAGTACTTCATTATTGACCCAACCCAAAAACATTTGAAAGAGTGTTTATGTAGTTAAAGTAACCCGTAATTGCCACGGCTTCGATTATCTGTACATCACTATAACCCATGTCTTTTAACACATCTATCTCTTCTTTTAATACCTTATAACTGTCTTTTCTAGAAGCTCTAATACAAAAATTTAAAAGTTCTTTTTCGGCATCACTCGTATCAATTGCATCTACACCATTAAGAACCTCTTCTATTCTTTGTTCTGAGAGTCCTAGCATCCTAGCTATACCCTTATGTACATCAACACACATCTTACAGCCATTTTCTACCGAAATCAGAAGTGCTATGGACTCTTTTATATCATAAGATAAATGTGTCTCATCTAAAAGATACTTTTGAATCATTGTATCAGTTGCAAAATATACTTTCTCATCAATCGCTAAAAGTTTAAATATCTCGCCAAGTTGTCCTGTTTTTTCAAGTATAGGCTTAGCTTTATCTTGAATTGCAGGAGTCATATCTTCAAACTCTGGTAAATTGATATGTGCCATTTTTTTTCCTTTATATCTTTTTATGTACTATGAAGTATTTAAAAATCGTCATCAAAATTAAGACTACCTTTTGAGTAGTTCGTTACAGTTCCCTCAAAAAAGTTAGTTTTTTGGTCATTAAACTTTGCAAAGTCATCTACCCATTTTATAGGGTTACTTACATTATAAAGTTTATCAAAACCTACAGATGCAAGTCTATCATCTGCTAAGAACTGGATATACTGCTCAACTATGTCGTTTGTTAGTCCTAAAATCTGACCTTGAGTTATGTATTTTCCCCAGTCACTCTCTAGTTTAACTGCTTCTTTGAACATCTCTATAACTTCTGCTTTTAGCTGAGGAGTAAAGAGATCTGCTCTCTCTTTTCTAAGAGTATTTATAAGGTTTTTAAAAAGAGCTAAGTGAGTCACTTCATCTCTTTGGATAAATCTTATCATCTGTGCACTTCCTAGCATCTTGCCTGAGCGCGCTAGTGTATAGATATATGTAAAACCACTATAAAAGTAGATGCCCTCTAAGATTTGGTTAGCAAAACACGCTTTTACAAAGTTGTGTTCAGTTGGATTTGCAGCGAGTTCAAGATAAACTTTTGCAATAGCGTCATTTTTACTCTTTAGCATCATATCACGACGCCATAGTTCATAAATCTCAGCAGAATTAGTTGAGATGCTATCAACCATAACCGCATAAGATTGTGAGTGAAGAGCCTCTTCAAAAGATTGGCGGACAAGTATAAGATTTATCTCTGGGGATGTAATATAAGGGTTAACATTGTCTATAAGATTGTTAGTTTGAAGTGAATCCATAAATATAAGTTGCGAGAGTGCTTTATCATAAGCTGTCTTTTCACTTTCTGTTAGATTTTTATAGTCATTTACATCGCGAGTCATATCTACTTCTTTTGGAAACCAAGTGTTGTTTAACATCACTTCCCAAAGATTATATGCCCACTGATATTTAATGTTGTTTAGCTCAAAAATACCCGTTGGATCTCCACCAAATACTCTTCTATCGTTTACATTTTCGTTCGAATCTGGATTATAAATATTTTTTCTTTTCATGTCATCCTACTTATTTTGAATAAAGTTTATGATTATACCATTTCAAGATTTTGTTTTGATAAATTTCAAAATTAGAAACTAAATAGAATCTTCAAACATATACAATAGCTTTTTTTCATATCAGAGTTTAATGTTAAGTTTTTATAATGAGAGCTGAAAATAGTCTTTAGATAAAAACATTTAGGAATCTAGGCCTTAATGTCTCAAAAAAATTCCAAGAGGTGCTAATGCTGAGGGCCTCCTATCACAAGGAAACCAAGCGCGCACAACGGAGTACCCTTGGGGTATTAGCGTAGTCAAAGGGACTTGTCCCTTTGGCGTGATAAATAAATAAAAAGGAGATGCGTATGAAGTTTTTTATATATTTCATACTGCTAATGTTAACCATGAATGCAATGAATTTAGAACCCTATCAAAAGAGAATAGAGCAACTTAGTGATGAAGAGAAAAGAGTGCTGATTCATAAAGGCACAGAAAGACCATTTAGCGGTAAATATACAAATGAAAAATCAAGTGGTACATACACTTGTAAGATTTGCGATACACCACTTTACAAATCAAATGATAAGTTTGACTCAAACTGTGGCTGGCCTAGTTTTGATGATGCCATAGAAGGTGCGGTAAAGAGAATTCCTGATGCTGATGGAAGGCGTGTTGAGATAGTTTGTGCAACTTGTGGTGCTCATCTTGGACATGTTTTTGAAGGCGAAGGTTTAACTCCTAAAAACACTAGACACTGTGTAAACTCAATCTCTATAAAACTAGATAAAACTCCTGATGCAAAAGATAGCAGTATGAGTTATGCTTACTTTGCAGGTGGATGTTTTTGGGGAGTAGAGTACTACTTAGAAAAACTCGATGGTGTAAAAGAGGTTCACTCTGGTTTTATGGGTGGACATGTTAAAAACCCTGGTTATTATGAAGTTGTAGCAGGAAATACAGGGCATCTAGAAGCTGTTGAAGTTGTTTATGATAAAAGTAAAATTTCATATGAACAAATTGCAAAAACCTTTTTTGAGATTCACGACCCAACTCAAGTAGATGGACAAGGTCCAGATATAGGTTCACAATATTTATCGGCTGTTTTTGTAAATAACGAAGATGAAAAAAACACCATACGCAAACTTATAGCTCAGTTAAAAGCAAATGGTTTTGATGTAGCAACAAAGATATTAAACAAACAAGAGTTTTACAAAGCAGATGAGTCTCATCAAAACTACTACAAGAAAAAGGGTTCACTTCCATATTGTCATGGTTATAAAAAAAGATTTAAAATGTAGTTGTGTTTTATACGAAGTTGGTGCTAAAGGTGACATTTGTGTCGCCTTTAGCTTATAGTTCTAGAGGCTATTTGGAACCTCTAGAGTGTCTTTTTCTTTCACTCTCAGTTAAGTACTTTTTACGGATACGAATGTTTTTAGGAGTTATCTCTAAAAGCTCATCATCTTCTATCCACTCTAGGGCACG
Proteins encoded:
- a CDS encoding bifunctional methionine sulfoxide reductase B/A protein; amino-acid sequence: MEQLSDEEKRVLIHKGTERPFSGKYTNEKSSGTYTCKICDTPLYKSNDKFDSNCGWPSFDDAIEGAVKRIPDADGRRVEIVCATCGAHLGHVFEGEGLTPKNTRHCVNSISIKLDKTPDAKDSSMSYAYFAGGCFWGVEYYLEKLDGVKEVHSGFMGGHVKNPGYYEVVAGNTGHLEAVEVVYDKSKISYEQIAKTFFEIHDPTQVDGQGPDIGSQYLSAVFVNNEDEKNTIRKLIAQLKANGFDVATKILNKQEFYKADESHQNYYKKKGSLPYCHGYKKRFKM
- a CDS encoding DsrE family protein, with the translated sequence MKYLFLAIFMLFGTLHAGEYKAVFDCSSGDANYIKTRMWLIGKTMSMIEESGDKANFVITLHGSCVPMVSKNYDFIVDESDVASTKQAQDYLRELAQKRGVKVIACAMSLASNAIDKQDVLKFVHITPNSFIDTIGYQNKGYALMTFK
- a CDS encoding carboxymuconolactone decarboxylase family protein, with product MAHINLPEFEDMTPAIQDKAKPILEKTGQLGEIFKLLAIDEKVYFATDTMIQKYLLDETHLSYDIKESIALLISVENGCKMCVDVHKGIARMLGLSEQRIEEVLNGVDAIDTSDAEKELLNFCIRASRKDSYKVLKEEIDVLKDMGYSDVQIIEAVAITGYFNYINTLSNVFGLGQ
- a CDS encoding ribonucleotide-diphosphate reductase subunit beta yields the protein MKRKNIYNPDSNENVNDRRVFGGDPTGIFELNNIKYQWAYNLWEVMLNNTWFPKEVDMTRDVNDYKNLTESEKTAYDKALSQLIFMDSLQTNNLIDNVNPYITSPEINLILVRQSFEEALHSQSYAVMVDSISTNSAEIYELWRRDMMLKSKNDAIAKVYLELAANPTEHNFVKACFANQILEGIYFYSGFTYIYTLARSGKMLGSAQMIRFIQRDEVTHLALFKNLINTLRKERADLFTPQLKAEVIEMFKEAVKLESDWGKYITQGQILGLTNDIVEQYIQFLADDRLASVGFDKLYNVSNPIKWVDDFAKFNDQKTNFFEGTVTNYSKGSLNFDDDF